One Thermus sp. CCB_US3_UF1 DNA window includes the following coding sequences:
- a CDS encoding NAD(P)/FAD-dependent oxidoreductase, with protein MATKVLVLGGGSGGLVAANKVKKLLGKEVEVTLVDKNAYHEFMPAYPWVAFGMREPDQVRRPLANLEKRGIHYLQATVEALDPAQNKVKTSAGELAYDYLVVSLGAEAMPAPAKDSYAPWSLEGALKLREALKGFRGGRVVVGVSSPYYPCPPAPYEVAGQVEFALKVKGVREKSTVEVFHLNPLPLAGMGPVISGKVMEILKAKGIGFHGEFEPVAFEGGKVKAKDGRELAYDLLILTPPFAPNRVVRESPLAGPQGFPEVHKGTFRSPRFPNVFVIGDTVNPSLMLPPAGVVAHFQGEYVAGVIASDLKGAYIGEPFNPVAMCIMDFGDNALLPQCSFERLLAGTGMPSCGVMAVGKWVRVTKMLFEGFWFATLIE; from the coding sequence ATGGCAACGAAGGTTCTGGTCCTGGGAGGCGGTTCGGGTGGCCTGGTGGCGGCCAACAAGGTGAAGAAGCTCCTGGGGAAGGAGGTGGAGGTCACCCTGGTGGACAAGAACGCCTACCACGAGTTCATGCCCGCCTACCCTTGGGTGGCCTTCGGCATGCGGGAGCCGGACCAGGTGCGCAGGCCCTTGGCCAACCTGGAGAAACGCGGCATCCACTACCTGCAGGCCACGGTGGAGGCCCTGGACCCGGCACAGAACAAGGTAAAGACCAGCGCCGGGGAGCTCGCCTACGATTACCTGGTGGTTTCCCTAGGGGCCGAGGCCATGCCCGCCCCGGCCAAGGACAGCTACGCTCCTTGGAGCCTGGAAGGGGCCCTGAAGCTCCGGGAGGCCCTCAAGGGCTTCAGGGGTGGCCGGGTGGTGGTGGGGGTATCCTCCCCCTACTACCCCTGCCCCCCGGCGCCCTACGAGGTGGCGGGCCAGGTGGAGTTCGCCCTTAAGGTCAAGGGGGTGCGGGAAAAGAGCACGGTGGAGGTCTTCCACCTGAACCCCTTGCCCCTGGCGGGGATGGGCCCGGTGATCTCCGGCAAGGTCATGGAGATCCTGAAGGCCAAGGGCATCGGCTTCCACGGGGAGTTTGAGCCCGTGGCCTTTGAAGGGGGCAAGGTGAAGGCCAAGGACGGCCGGGAGCTGGCCTACGACCTCCTCATCCTCACCCCGCCCTTCGCCCCCAACCGGGTGGTGCGGGAATCCCCCCTGGCCGGTCCCCAAGGCTTCCCCGAGGTGCACAAGGGCACCTTCCGCTCCCCCAGGTTCCCCAACGTCTTCGTCATCGGGGATACGGTGAACCCCTCCTTGATGCTGCCCCCCGCCGGGGTGGTGGCCCACTTCCAAGGGGAGTATGTGGCCGGGGTCATCGCTTCCGACCTCAAGGGGGCCTACATCGGTGAACCCTTCAACCCGGTGGCCATGTGCATCATGGACTTCGGCGACAACGCCCTCCTGCCCCAGTGCTCCTTTGAGCGGCTTCTGGCGGGAACGGGCATGCCTTCCTGCGGGGTGATGGCCGTGGGCAAGTGGGTGCGGGTGACCAAGATGCTCTTTGAGGGCTTCTGGTTCGCCACCCTGATCGAGTAA
- a CDS encoding RNA-binding protein S1: MEIEAGSIVEGRVVRVTEFGAFVELPGGEQGLVHISQIAHEFVKNVRDFLNEGDIVQVMVKGRDAKGRLDLSIKDLTPAPEGAPPPRPRRLPKQSPEFENKLKSFLRGTGGFGGGGKGKKGGKRKR, encoded by the coding sequence GTGGAGATAGAAGCGGGAAGCATCGTAGAGGGCCGCGTGGTGCGGGTAACGGAGTTTGGCGCCTTTGTGGAGCTTCCGGGCGGCGAGCAGGGCCTGGTGCACATCTCCCAGATCGCCCACGAGTTCGTGAAAAACGTCCGGGATTTCCTCAACGAGGGGGATATCGTCCAGGTCATGGTCAAGGGCCGGGACGCCAAAGGGCGGCTGGACCTCTCCATCAAGGACCTCACCCCTGCCCCCGAGGGGGCACCGCCCCCCAGGCCAAGGCGGCTGCCCAAGCAGTCCCCCGAGTTTGAAAACAAGCTAAAAAGCTTCCTCCGGGGCACAGGGGGGTTTGGCGGGGGCGGCAAGGGCAAGAAGGGCGGCAAGAGGAAGCGCTAG
- the lysJ gene encoding [LysW]-aminoadipate semialdehyde transaminase LysJ has protein sequence MVRETEAWRDLLQAEKTLDSGVYHKHDLLLVRGQGARVWDAEGNVYIDCVGGYGVANLGHANPEVVEAIQRQAEILLSMPQTLPTPTRGEFYRALVSLLPPELNRVFPTNSGTEANEAAIKFAWAHTGRRKLVAAMRGFSGRTLGSLSVTWEPKYREPFLPLLGPVEFIPYNDVEALKKAVDEETAAVILEPVQGEGGVRPATPEFLQAAREVTREKGALLILDEIQTGMGRTGKRFAFEHYGVVPDILTLAKALGGGVPIGAAVMREEVARSMPKGGHGTTFGGNPLAMAAGVAALRYLERTRLWERAAELGPWFMDKLREIPSPKVREVRGLGLMVGLELKEKAAPYIERLEKEHRVLTLQAGPTVIRFLPPLVIEREELAQVVEAVRAVLLA, from the coding sequence ATGGTCAGGGAAACGGAAGCGTGGCGGGACCTTCTGCAGGCGGAGAAGACCCTGGACTCGGGGGTATACCACAAGCACGACCTCCTCCTGGTACGGGGCCAGGGGGCTAGGGTCTGGGACGCGGAGGGCAACGTTTACATCGACTGCGTGGGCGGCTACGGGGTAGCCAACCTAGGGCACGCCAACCCCGAGGTGGTGGAGGCCATCCAGCGCCAGGCGGAAATCCTCCTCTCCATGCCCCAGACCCTCCCCACCCCCACCCGGGGGGAGTTTTACCGCGCCCTGGTCTCCCTCCTGCCCCCAGAGCTCAACCGGGTCTTCCCCACCAACTCCGGCACCGAGGCCAACGAGGCCGCCATCAAGTTCGCCTGGGCCCACACCGGGAGGCGGAAGCTGGTGGCCGCCATGCGGGGGTTTTCCGGGCGCACCCTAGGGAGCCTTTCCGTCACCTGGGAGCCCAAGTACCGGGAGCCCTTCCTGCCCCTTTTGGGCCCGGTGGAGTTCATCCCCTACAACGACGTGGAGGCTCTGAAGAAGGCGGTGGACGAGGAAACAGCAGCGGTGATCCTCGAGCCCGTCCAGGGGGAAGGCGGGGTACGCCCGGCAACCCCCGAGTTCCTCCAAGCTGCCCGGGAGGTAACCCGGGAAAAGGGAGCCCTTCTCATCCTGGACGAGATCCAGACCGGTATGGGGCGCACGGGAAAGCGTTTCGCCTTTGAGCACTACGGGGTGGTGCCCGACATCCTCACCCTGGCCAAGGCCCTGGGGGGCGGGGTGCCCATCGGGGCGGCGGTGATGCGGGAGGAGGTGGCCCGGAGCATGCCCAAAGGGGGCCACGGCACCACCTTTGGCGGCAACCCCCTGGCCATGGCCGCGGGGGTGGCCGCCCTGCGCTACCTGGAGCGCACCCGGCTTTGGGAGCGGGCGGCGGAGCTTGGCCCCTGGTTCATGGATAAGCTTCGGGAAATACCCTCCCCCAAGGTGCGGGAGGTGCGGGGCCTGGGGCTTATGGTGGGCCTGGAGCTCAAGGAGAAGGCCGCCCCCTACATTGAGCGCCTGGAGAAGGAGCACCGGGTTCTCACCCTCCAGGCCGGGCCCACGGTGATCCGCTTCCTGCCCCCCCTGGTCATTGAGCGGGAGGAGCTTGCCCAGGTGGTGGAGGCCGTGCGGGCCGTGCTCCTGGCATGA
- a CDS encoding diguanylate cyclase, translating to MVPYGLGLLALLLFLGVFPPTAPWSDRFLVPLVALGGGFFLLGQRQAGWGLGLLLLGLGDLAWTWEEVRGLPRGLGLEFPYLLGYAALTWSLLRLPPSPPRLSLLLLPLGLLGLTIALRPELGLDRIYILWDALLLLLLLPRLEPLFSQGFQGGRALLGVGFLLFLVGDMAYAFLAAGEGYPTGHPVHLLWTLGYAFLALGVAEAQGANRPFLHPALALGGLFLMPAALTQEPTPWGVRFLALYGGLVGGLGLLYAVHLEWRRTEEQGKRWTRFLEALARLSPSVTQTLSPEAVLLGALEAARHLLPQAVGLEVRGRRGLVGERTPHSLPIPLNGDSAYLFLKEPSPESIPPGFLSLLGERIKQVLKQVEWGTLALTDPLTGLLNRRGLEAELPKLLALARRYQAPVSVVLLDIDHFKRVNDTYGHPVGDEVLKLLGRILQASTRREDLAVRYGGEEFLLLLYGADRQAAKEVVERIRYRFRTQRVEPIPYPLTLSAGIAGGEVPEGEEVLEEWILRADYALLRAKETGRDRVTLA from the coding sequence GTGGTTCCCTATGGACTTGGGCTCCTTGCCCTCCTCCTATTCCTGGGCGTATTCCCCCCCACCGCCCCTTGGAGCGACCGCTTCCTGGTTCCCCTGGTGGCCCTGGGGGGTGGCTTCTTCCTGCTCGGGCAAAGACAGGCCGGCTGGGGCCTGGGCCTCCTCCTCCTCGGCCTGGGGGACCTGGCCTGGACCTGGGAGGAGGTGAGGGGGCTTCCCCGGGGCCTTGGCCTGGAGTTCCCCTACCTTCTCGGCTACGCCGCCCTCACCTGGAGCCTCCTCAGGCTCCCGCCAAGCCCCCCCCGGCTCAGCCTCCTCCTCCTGCCCTTGGGGCTTTTGGGTTTGACCATCGCCCTGAGGCCCGAGCTGGGCCTGGACCGGATCTACATCCTCTGGGACGCCCTCCTCCTCCTGCTGCTTCTGCCCCGGCTGGAACCCCTCTTTTCCCAGGGCTTCCAAGGCGGCCGGGCCCTTTTAGGGGTAGGCTTCCTCCTCTTCCTGGTGGGGGATATGGCCTACGCCTTTTTGGCGGCGGGGGAGGGCTACCCCACGGGCCATCCGGTCCACCTGCTTTGGACCTTGGGATACGCCTTCCTGGCCCTGGGGGTGGCGGAAGCCCAGGGGGCAAACCGCCCGTTCCTCCACCCGGCCCTGGCCCTGGGCGGACTTTTCCTCATGCCTGCGGCCCTCACCCAGGAGCCCACCCCCTGGGGGGTGCGGTTTCTGGCCCTTTACGGCGGCTTGGTGGGAGGCTTGGGCCTCCTCTACGCCGTCCACCTGGAGTGGCGGCGCACCGAGGAGCAGGGGAAGCGCTGGACCCGCTTTTTGGAGGCCCTGGCCCGCCTCTCCCCCAGCGTGACCCAGACCCTAAGCCCCGAGGCCGTGCTCCTGGGGGCCTTGGAGGCAGCCCGGCACCTCCTGCCCCAGGCGGTGGGCCTCGAGGTCCGGGGAAGGCGGGGCCTGGTGGGGGAGCGGACGCCCCACAGCCTCCCCATCCCCCTGAACGGGGATAGCGCCTACCTCTTCCTCAAGGAACCCTCCCCAGAATCCATCCCCCCGGGGTTCCTCTCCCTCCTGGGGGAGCGGATCAAGCAGGTGCTGAAGCAGGTGGAGTGGGGCACCCTGGCCCTCACCGACCCCCTCACGGGCCTCCTGAACCGCCGGGGCCTCGAGGCCGAGCTCCCCAAGCTCCTGGCCCTGGCCCGGCGCTACCAGGCCCCGGTCAGCGTGGTCCTCCTGGACATCGACCACTTCAAGCGGGTGAACGACACCTACGGCCACCCCGTGGGGGACGAGGTCTTGAAACTCCTGGGCCGCATCCTCCAGGCCAGCACCCGCCGGGAGGACCTGGCGGTGCGCTATGGGGGCGAGGAGTTCCTCCTCCTCCTTTACGGGGCCGACCGCCAGGCGGCCAAGGAGGTGGTGGAGCGCATCCGCTACCGCTTCCGCACCCAGCGGGTGGAACCCATCCCCTACCCCCTCACCCTTTCCGCGGGGATCGCCGGGGGGGAGGTGCCCGAGGGGGAGGAGGTCTTGGAGGAGTGGATCCTGCGCGCGGACTACGCCCTCCTTAGGGCCAAGGAAACGGGGCGGGACCGGGTCACCCTGGCCTAG
- the plsX gene encoding phosphate acyltransferase PlsX: protein MRIALDAMGGDRAPGVTVQGALWAAREGVEVLLVGEEGRLKEELSRHGASLPVYPASDWIRMEEHATEVRRRRESSIMVAMDLLKRGEVGAVVSMGHTGATMAAALFTLGRVKGVERPALLVEFPSQKGRTFLLDGGANADCRPGFLLQFAAMGLAYAEAHGLSAPRVGLLSIGEEEGKGNALVLEAYPLLKAALGPRFYGNVEGRDIFLGPAEVVVTDGFTGNVALKLAEGEAKVLLGWIKEALTSSPWARLGALLARGALRRVRDRVDPSQYGAMPLLGVEGAVFIGHGSADALAVKNALLRAKALVEAGLMDRVRQALQGLHV, encoded by the coding sequence ATGAGGATCGCCCTGGATGCCATGGGGGGGGACCGGGCCCCCGGGGTTACGGTCCAGGGGGCCCTGTGGGCGGCCAGGGAAGGGGTGGAGGTCCTCCTGGTGGGGGAGGAGGGCCGGCTTAAGGAGGAGCTTTCCCGCCACGGGGCCAGCCTGCCCGTCTATCCCGCCTCCGACTGGATCCGCATGGAGGAGCACGCCACCGAGGTGCGCAGGCGGCGGGAGAGCTCCATCATGGTGGCCATGGACCTCCTCAAGCGGGGGGAGGTGGGGGCGGTGGTTTCCATGGGCCACACCGGGGCCACCATGGCCGCCGCCCTCTTTACCCTGGGCCGGGTCAAGGGGGTGGAGCGGCCCGCCCTCCTGGTGGAGTTTCCTAGCCAGAAGGGGCGGACCTTCCTCCTGGACGGGGGGGCCAACGCCGACTGCCGCCCGGGGTTTTTGCTGCAGTTTGCCGCCATGGGCCTGGCCTACGCCGAGGCCCACGGCCTTTCCGCGCCGCGGGTGGGGCTCCTCTCCATAGGGGAGGAGGAGGGTAAGGGCAACGCCTTGGTCCTCGAGGCCTACCCCTTGCTCAAGGCGGCCTTGGGCCCGCGCTTCTACGGCAACGTGGAGGGGCGGGACATCTTCTTGGGCCCCGCGGAGGTGGTGGTCACGGACGGCTTCACCGGGAACGTGGCCCTGAAGCTGGCCGAAGGGGAGGCCAAGGTCCTCCTGGGCTGGATCAAGGAGGCCCTCACCTCCTCTCCCTGGGCCAGGCTGGGGGCGCTTCTGGCCCGGGGGGCCTTGCGCCGGGTCCGGGACCGGGTGGACCCCTCCCAGTACGGGGCCATGCCCCTTCTCGGGGTAGAGGGGGCGGTTTTCATCGGCCACGGCTCCGCCGACGCCCTGGCGGTCAAGAACGCCCTCCTCCGGGCCAAGGCCCTGGTGGAAGCGGGGCTTATGGACCGGGTACGCCAGGCCCTCCAGGGCCTACACGTCTAG
- a CDS encoding archease, which translates to MVVKPLEHTADVGFRLEAESLEGLFQAALQGLLGVMFLFPPKGGGRYKRLSLEAEDLETLLVRFLNELIYLIQTQGFVPGRAKVRILPQEGGYRLRATLWGEPFQETFGFQGEVKSATFHGLKVEREGGVWRAQVILDV; encoded by the coding sequence ATGGTGGTAAAACCCCTGGAGCACACCGCCGACGTGGGCTTCCGCCTGGAGGCCGAAAGCCTGGAGGGGCTTTTCCAAGCCGCCCTCCAGGGGCTTTTGGGGGTGATGTTCCTCTTTCCCCCCAAGGGGGGAGGGCGGTACAAGCGCCTCTCCCTCGAGGCCGAGGACCTGGAAACCCTCCTGGTGCGTTTCCTGAACGAGCTGATCTACCTGATCCAGACCCAGGGCTTCGTGCCCGGAAGGGCCAAGGTGCGCATCCTCCCCCAGGAGGGGGGGTACCGCCTCCGGGCCACCCTCTGGGGGGAGCCCTTCCAGGAAACCTTTGGCTTCCAGGGGGAGGTGAAAAGCGCCACCTTCCACGGCCTCAAGGTGGAAAGGGAAGGCGGCGTGTGGCGGGCGCAGGTGATCCTAGACGTGTAG
- the folK gene encoding 2-amino-4-hydroxy-6-hydroxymethyldihydropteridine diphosphokinase: MLAYVALGGNLGDRAAYLLQALSRLSRLPETQLLRLSPVYETDPVGPPQPPYLNLVAELETRLPPRALLEALLGIEQALGRVRREPWGPRTVDLDLLLYGDRVLKEEGLEVPHPRLHQRAFVLVPLCDLVPQGRHPVLGRTFAELLAALDPSGVRPLVL, encoded by the coding sequence GTGTTGGCGTACGTGGCCTTGGGCGGCAACCTGGGGGACCGGGCCGCCTACCTCCTTCAGGCCCTTTCCCGCCTCTCCCGCCTGCCGGAAACCCAGCTCCTGCGGCTTTCCCCCGTGTACGAGACGGACCCCGTGGGCCCGCCCCAGCCCCCCTACCTGAACCTGGTGGCGGAGCTGGAGACCCGCCTCCCCCCCCGGGCCCTCCTGGAGGCCCTCCTGGGCATAGAGCAGGCCCTGGGGCGGGTGCGGCGGGAGCCCTGGGGTCCCCGTACCGTGGACCTGGACCTCCTCCTTTACGGGGACCGGGTCCTAAAGGAAGAGGGCTTGGAGGTGCCCCACCCCCGGCTCCACCAGCGGGCCTTTGTCCTGGTGCCCCTTTGCGACCTGGTTCCCCAGGGCCGTCACCCGGTGTTGGGGAGGACCTTTGCCGAGCTCCTGGCCGCTTTGGACCCCTCGGGGGTCCGTCCCCTTGTGCTATAG
- a CDS encoding DUF1641 domain-containing protein codes for MTVEERLARIEEVLDKSGLGLLAQVGAGETLAENLGLLMDPKNLQLISLLARFLDQAEALEKLAETLEKLEKSGALAFLGHLSENFGEGLGMLMEPQLLRLISHGANVLDILSRIEPAAIGMMAGALQRGLAETFTPEVMRDPPRVGLAGVLKQLSDPEVQKALGVLFLFLKALGKAFGHLNEDMKAIEALMAKMMPKK; via the coding sequence ATGACGGTGGAAGAACGGCTGGCCCGTATAGAGGAGGTCCTGGACAAAAGCGGCCTGGGCCTCCTGGCCCAGGTGGGGGCGGGGGAGACCCTGGCGGAGAACCTGGGCCTCCTCATGGACCCCAAGAACCTGCAGCTCATCTCCCTCCTGGCCCGTTTCCTGGACCAGGCGGAGGCCCTGGAGAAGCTGGCGGAAACCCTGGAAAAGCTGGAGAAGTCTGGGGCCCTGGCCTTCCTGGGCCATCTCTCGGAGAACTTCGGCGAGGGCCTGGGGATGCTCATGGAGCCCCAGCTTCTGCGGCTCATCTCCCACGGGGCCAACGTCTTGGACATCCTCTCCCGCATAGAGCCCGCCGCCATCGGCATGATGGCCGGGGCCTTGCAGCGGGGGCTTGCCGAGACCTTCACCCCCGAGGTGATGCGGGACCCGCCGCGGGTGGGCCTGGCCGGGGTGCTGAAGCAGCTTTCCGACCCCGAGGTGCAGAAGGCCCTGGGGGTGCTCTTCCTCTTCCTCAAGGCCCTGGGCAAGGCCTTCGGCCACCTGAACGAGGACATGAAGGCCATCGAGGCCCTGATGGCCAAGATGATGCCCAAGAAATAG
- a CDS encoding cytochrome c: MRSLWLLVPLLSACGWMWDQPKVKPLREAPLRVEVAPERVRFGENLNPEVRLGLKPEGGFADNPFAFTEAELARGKALYGSFCAICHGPEGRGDGRVIPLGVPRPRSYHDPAVKAMPEGYFYFAATNGFGRMLAYKSRIPERERWLIAHYIKRCLLDGACPKEVVDAEVH, from the coding sequence GTGCGTAGCCTCTGGCTCCTTGTGCCCCTCCTTTCCGCCTGCGGCTGGATGTGGGACCAGCCCAAGGTCAAGCCCCTGCGGGAGGCCCCCTTGCGGGTGGAGGTGGCCCCCGAGCGGGTGCGTTTCGGGGAGAACCTGAACCCCGAGGTGCGCCTGGGCCTGAAGCCGGAAGGGGGGTTTGCCGACAACCCCTTTGCCTTCACCGAGGCGGAGCTGGCGAGGGGCAAGGCCCTTTACGGGAGCTTCTGCGCCATCTGCCACGGGCCGGAGGGCCGGGGGGATGGCCGGGTCATCCCCTTGGGGGTGCCACGGCCCCGCTCCTACCACGACCCGGCGGTGAAGGCCATGCCCGAGGGGTACTTCTACTTTGCCGCCACCAACGGCTTTGGCCGCATGCTCGCCTACAAAAGCCGTATCCCGGAGAGGGAGCGCTGGCTCATCGCCCACTACATCAAGCGGTGCCTCTTGGATGGGGCCTGCCCCAAGGAGGTGGTGGATGCAGAGGTCCATTGA
- the trxA gene encoding thioredoxin, whose product MAKPIEVTDATFDDTLGGHPLVLVDFWAEWCAPCRMIAPILEELAKEYEGKLVVAKLDVDENPKTAMRFRVMSIPTVILFKNGQPVEVLVGAQPKRNFEAKIQKHLPATA is encoded by the coding sequence ATGGCGAAGCCCATTGAGGTTACCGACGCCACCTTTGACGACACCCTGGGTGGGCATCCCCTGGTCCTGGTGGACTTCTGGGCGGAGTGGTGCGCCCCGTGCAGGATGATCGCCCCCATCCTGGAGGAGCTGGCCAAGGAGTACGAGGGGAAGCTGGTGGTGGCCAAGCTGGACGTGGACGAGAACCCCAAGACGGCCATGCGCTTCCGGGTGATGAGCATCCCCACCGTCATCCTGTTCAAAAACGGCCAGCCCGTGGAGGTCCTGGTGGGGGCCCAGCCCAAGCGCAACTTTGAGGCCAAGATCCAGAAGCACCTGCCGGCCACGGCATGA
- a CDS encoding [LysW]-lysine hydrolase — protein sequence MRAVDPVAFLKGALEIPSPSGGERPVAEYLAEGMGKLGLKAFVDEADNARGQVGQGPIQVVLLGHIDTVPGVVPVRLEGGRLFGRGAVDAKGPFVAMIFAAAGLSERARERLTVHLVGATEEEAPSSKGARFVAPRLKPHYAVIGEPSGWEGITLGYKGRLLVRARREKDHFHSAHHEPNAAEELISYFVAIKAWAEAMNVGQRPFDQVQYTLRDFKVHPAELRQAAEMFFDLRLPPRLPPEEAIRHLTAYAPPTIELEFFGREVPYLGPKDTPLTRALRRGIRKAGGRPVFKLKTGTSDMNVLAPHWPVPMVAYGPGDSTLDHTPYEHVEVEEFLRGIEALREALEALAETHTAGINPD from the coding sequence ATGAGGGCCGTGGATCCCGTGGCTTTCCTCAAGGGCGCCCTGGAGATCCCCTCCCCCTCGGGCGGGGAGCGCCCCGTGGCCGAGTACCTGGCCGAGGGGATGGGCAAGCTGGGGCTTAAGGCCTTTGTGGACGAGGCCGACAACGCCCGGGGCCAGGTGGGCCAGGGCCCCATTCAGGTGGTCCTCCTGGGGCACATCGACACCGTCCCCGGGGTGGTGCCCGTGCGGCTGGAGGGGGGGAGGCTCTTTGGCCGGGGGGCGGTGGACGCCAAGGGGCCCTTTGTGGCCATGATCTTCGCCGCCGCTGGCCTTTCGGAAAGGGCCCGGGAGCGGCTCACGGTGCACCTGGTGGGGGCCACGGAGGAGGAGGCCCCAAGCTCCAAGGGGGCCCGCTTCGTGGCCCCCCGCCTCAAGCCCCACTACGCGGTGATCGGGGAGCCCTCGGGCTGGGAGGGGATCACCCTGGGGTACAAGGGGCGGCTTCTGGTGCGGGCGCGAAGGGAGAAGGACCATTTCCACTCCGCCCACCACGAGCCCAACGCCGCCGAGGAGCTCATCAGCTACTTCGTGGCCATCAAGGCCTGGGCCGAAGCCATGAACGTGGGGCAGCGGCCCTTTGACCAGGTGCAGTACACCCTCCGGGACTTCAAGGTCCACCCCGCCGAGCTGCGGCAGGCGGCGGAGATGTTCTTTGACCTGCGCCTGCCCCCCCGGCTTCCCCCAGAGGAGGCCATCCGCCACCTCACCGCCTACGCCCCCCCCACCATTGAGCTGGAGTTCTTTGGCCGCGAGGTGCCCTACCTGGGGCCCAAGGACACCCCCCTTACCCGGGCCCTGCGCCGGGGGATCCGCAAGGCCGGGGGGAGGCCGGTTTTCAAGCTGAAGACCGGCACCAGCGACATGAACGTCCTGGCCCCCCACTGGCCGGTGCCCATGGTGGCCTACGGGCCCGGGGACTCCACCCTGGACCACACCCCTTACGAGCACGTGGAGGTGGAGGAGTTCCTGCGGGGGATTGAGGCCCTGCGGGAGGCCCTCGAGGCCCTGGCCGAAACGCACACCGCCGGGATAAACCCGGACTAA
- a CDS encoding PIG-L deacetylase family protein yields the protein MDLLVVVPHPDDETFGAGGALLLAKEEGLRTGILCLTRGEAGRTLGLCPPEELAQVRTAELKRAAEVLAVDYLEVLPFPNALPQEAEGGARGRASGQGLPDRPEAAGAIRERLLALRPRYVLTFPPDGINGHPDHVATSRYAEEAAKGLARLVYFVRPEGPWRVTHLLRLPEWALARKLKALAQHKTQALSVLAFLARHPERLWRESFHLVGEEGFKEGPWW from the coding sequence GTGGACCTCCTGGTGGTGGTGCCCCACCCCGACGACGAGACCTTTGGCGCTGGGGGGGCCCTCCTCCTGGCCAAGGAGGAGGGCCTCAGGACCGGGATCCTCTGCCTCACCCGGGGGGAGGCGGGGAGGACCCTAGGGCTTTGCCCCCCAGAGGAGCTGGCCCAGGTGCGCACCGCCGAGCTCAAGCGGGCGGCGGAGGTGCTGGCGGTGGACTACCTCGAGGTCCTCCCCTTCCCCAACGCCCTTCCCCAGGAGGCGGAGGGAGGGGCGAGGGGGAGGGCCTCGGGGCAGGGGCTCCCCGACCGTCCCGAGGCGGCGGGGGCCATCCGGGAAAGGCTTCTGGCCCTAAGGCCCCGCTACGTCCTTACCTTTCCCCCCGACGGGATCAACGGCCACCCCGACCACGTGGCCACCAGCCGCTACGCTGAGGAGGCAGCCAAAGGGCTTGCCCGGCTGGTCTACTTCGTGCGCCCCGAAGGCCCCTGGCGGGTCACCCACCTCCTGCGCCTGCCCGAATGGGCCTTGGCCCGGAAGCTCAAGGCCCTAGCCCAGCACAAGACCCAGGCCCTTTCGGTCCTGGCCTTTTTGGCCAGGCACCCGGAACGGCTTTGGCGGGAAAGTTTCCACCTGGTGGGGGAAGAAGGGTTCAAGGAGGGCCCATGGTGGTAA
- a CDS encoding DUF3341 domain-containing protein has product MLYGYLAYFDAQEAFLQALRRLKGEGYRRLEALTPNPVEGVEAVLGGDGRIPWVAFLLGVLGAGLGLFLQVYTTLDYPHNAGGKPLLGWPAFIPVTFELTILTITVGIFLYLLYVNGLPLSAHPAVEAKGYGRLLVDRYGIFVYASDPRFHPEGTKALLEALGAEVEEVRRA; this is encoded by the coding sequence ATGCTGTACGGCTACCTGGCTTACTTTGACGCGCAGGAGGCCTTTTTGCAGGCCTTAAGGCGGCTGAAGGGGGAAGGGTACCGCCGTCTCGAAGCCCTTACCCCCAACCCCGTGGAGGGGGTGGAGGCGGTCTTGGGGGGGGATGGGCGCATCCCCTGGGTGGCCTTCCTCCTGGGGGTGCTGGGGGCGGGCCTGGGGCTTTTCCTCCAGGTCTATACCACCCTGGACTACCCCCACAATGCCGGGGGAAAGCCCCTTTTGGGCTGGCCGGCCTTCATCCCCGTGACCTTTGAGCTCACCATCCTCACCATCACCGTGGGGATCTTCCTGTACCTGCTCTACGTCAATGGCCTGCCCCTTTCGGCCCACCCCGCGGTGGAGGCCAAGGGGTATGGCCGGCTTTTGGTGGACCGCTACGGGATCTTCGTCTACGCCTCCGACCCCCGCTTCCATCCCGAGGGAACGAAGGCCCTCCTGGAGGCCTTAGGGGCGGAGGTGGAGGAGGTGCGGCGTGCGTAG